The following are encoded in a window of Cetobacterium somerae ATCC BAA-474 genomic DNA:
- a CDS encoding AAA family ATPase: MKSVTRLKSISIKNIKNVKNGSIELPQSIDESGYVKQSDIIGIYGQNGSGKTAVIESLNILKILISGEKLPKDTINLISADAVSADLEYEFYAFIKDKLSLIKYKVTLEKSTVKDDDSDVLKHDFRVIDEEIYSLDLPREKGKRYKVLGAFFSTKEISPKNLKDYLISDEDARVEFRVLENRLQSERRSLIFSKVFLDKLPKDSFKELADVLEAMRYYGAMNLTVVENRDSGVINANFLIPLSFRHSNNDKVSHGKIGLYLNQPNEVLVDEYDLIQNVLGQMNIVLSKIIPGLTVTTKELSRSFNEKSSQMVKFQLFSKNGDVEIPLRYESDGIKKIISILSSFTVVYNNSNYCLVVDELDAGIFEYLLGEILEIVSKYGKGQLIFTSHNLRPLEVLNKDNLVFTTTDKENNYTKLSNIKVTNNIRNVYMKNVMLGSSNKKDELYNETDSYEIKKAFKKAGSGK, translated from the coding sequence ATGAAATCAGTTACTAGATTAAAATCTATAAGCATAAAAAATATAAAAAACGTAAAAAATGGATCTATAGAATTGCCTCAATCGATAGATGAAAGTGGATACGTTAAGCAATCAGATATAATAGGTATTTATGGACAAAATGGATCTGGAAAGACAGCAGTAATTGAATCTTTAAATATATTAAAAATTTTGATTTCAGGAGAAAAGTTACCTAAAGATACAATAAACTTAATATCAGCAGATGCTGTAAGTGCAGACTTAGAGTATGAGTTTTACGCATTTATTAAAGATAAATTAAGTTTAATAAAATATAAAGTTACTTTAGAAAAATCAACTGTAAAAGATGACGATAGTGATGTATTAAAACATGATTTTAGAGTAATAGATGAAGAGATTTATTCTTTAGATTTACCTAGAGAAAAAGGTAAAAGATACAAGGTGTTAGGAGCTTTTTTCAGTACAAAGGAAATTTCACCTAAAAATTTAAAAGATTATCTTATTTCTGATGAAGATGCAAGAGTAGAGTTTAGAGTTTTAGAAAATAGATTACAAAGTGAAAGAAGGAGTTTGATTTTCTCAAAAGTTTTTTTAGATAAACTACCAAAAGATAGTTTTAAAGAATTGGCTGATGTTTTAGAAGCAATGAGATATTATGGAGCTATGAATTTAACTGTTGTAGAAAATAGAGATTCAGGAGTTATTAATGCAAACTTTTTAATTCCATTAAGTTTTAGACATAGCAATAATGACAAAGTATCTCATGGAAAGATAGGACTATATTTAAATCAACCTAATGAAGTTCTAGTAGATGAGTACGATCTCATTCAAAATGTTTTAGGACAAATGAATATAGTTTTAAGTAAAATAATTCCTGGATTAACAGTTACTACTAAAGAACTGTCAAGATCGTTTAATGAAAAATCATCACAGATGGTAAAATTTCAATTGTTTTCTAAAAATGGAGATGTAGAAATTCCATTAAGATATGAGTCTGATGGAATTAAAAAAATAATTTCAATACTAAGCTCGTTTACTGTTGTTTATAATAATTCCAATTATTGTTTGGTAGTTGATGAGCTGGATGCTGGAATATTTGAATATCTTTTAGGTGAAATATTGGAAATTGTTTCTAAATATGGAAAAGGACAGCTTATTTTTACTTCTCACAATTTAAGACCTTTAGAAGTACTTAATAAAGATAACTTAGTTTTTACAACAACTGATAAAGAAAATAATTATACAAAACTTTCAAATATAAAAGTTACAAACAACATCAGAAATGTATATATGAAAAATGTAATGCTTGGAAGTAGTAATAAAAAAGATGAGTTATATAATGAAACTGATAGCTATGAAATAAAAAAAGCTTTTAAAAAAGCTGGAAGTGGTAAGTAA